The Burkholderia pyrrocinia genomic sequence GTCATGCCGCAAGCGATCAACAGCGCTGCATCGATCGGCAGGCCTCGGCGCTGGTCTGCAAGAACAGCGGGGCATGGCAGCCGCTGCCGCCTGATTTACCGCCCCGGTCGTAGGGCAGAGAGAAGTCGGCCCGTTATGGCGCGACAAATATCATTCAAATTCGCATCTGTGCGTGAGCGCCGGGTTTTGCCGCTCATGCCATGCCGCAGTCAATAGACCCCTGGCTCGCCTGCCGGACGATGCTTGAACCGTCGGTGCACCCAGTAGTACTGCTCGGGAAATCGAAGGATCTGCTCCTCGAGAAAGGAATTCATCGTGCGCGCGTCGAACGACTCGCTAGCGGTCGGATAGCTGTCGAGCGGTTCAAAGATGGTCAGCTTGTAGCCGCGGAATGCCGGCAGCACTTCGGTCACGAACGGTACGACCCGCGCACCGCTCAGCTTCGCCAGCCGCGATACCGACGTCAACGTGCAGGCCTGCACGCCGAACAGCGGCGCAAACACCGAACCCGTCGTGCCGTGATCCATGTCCGCGGCGAGCATCACCGGGGTGCCCGCGCGCAGCAGTCTGACGAGGTGTTTCGCGCTCGCACTGCGTTCGATCATCTCGGCGCCGAAGCGCCCGCGCTGACGTTTGGCGAGATCGCACACGCGACGGTTCGACATGCGCGTGT encodes the following:
- a CDS encoding lipid A biosynthesis lauroyl acyltransferase; this translates as MNALGYWLLFGLLRFLAILPYSLVARTGSGIGAALYRIPSRRKHVVHVNLQLCFPLKTAEERDVLARAHFEHVVRSYLERGFQWFGSARSLGRLVELDSRIDLHDPDAPPTIFMGFHFVGIEVGCMLYSSSLPVAALYTRMSNRRVCDLAKRQRGRFGAEMIERSASAKHLVRLLRAGTPVMLAADMDHGTTGSVFAPLFGVQACTLTSVSRLAKLSGARVVPFVTEVLPAFRGYKLTIFEPLDSYPTASESFDARTMNSFLEEQILRFPEQYYWVHRRFKHRPAGEPGVY